From one Anopheles bellator chromosome 1, idAnoBellAS_SP24_06.2, whole genome shotgun sequence genomic stretch:
- the LOC131205855 gene encoding RNA polymerase-associated protein Rtf1 isoform X2 encodes MVKRKPQAMIDSESSSDSDSGSDLDSELLSLAKKKKGTRMASASPNNANHNRSASGSGSDSDSEDDDDDDDEDDEEEDESGSEAMATRKKKGSGKPTSSSESETEHEGPDDDRKRVKMSAPVAMPGSVNNVTAGGGVKRKHEEDGNKSEPEEGQVSSDSDEGRKGAAGVVPVGVGNAVDASDDDSCGGSSDDDDSSSSSSSSDSEFNDGYDENLMGDEEDRARLNGLSEKERETEIFKRIERRDVMKTRWEIERKLKLAKRAERARDKQAQPEKKKRRKEKKKAQKKAAAAAAAAAAAANAERERRKVAAAAAAQASAASAAAAAAAALAAKSIVPAVAGESLSSASEYFDPKERSKERKKTVEANRTDDKRSNAMAMLKAKREGKAKREEEEAKREAQRKQDASQQQEDKEELDDVPGGKSQMKLKASDIYSDDSGSSDDDDEDREDGGKKSDRRSRSGSGGSGASGSDSRSSSDSEGDDKEKNSRKPVAISSNAELNKLRISRHKLERFINLPIFEPTVMNCFVRINIGNNQGKPVYRVAEIVGVVETAKIYQFGRSRTNKGFKLKHGSQERVFRLEFVSNQDFSDTEYQKWLTVCEATGTALPTVDMIDRKQRDVKEASQYEFKDADIDRLIEEKNRFRAHPTNYAMKKTILMKERDAAQIRGDDDIARDLSSQIQEIEERASTLDKKRSSSISLISYINDRNRKRNVEDAEKAIMEEKRANRGQKIEDPFTRRQTQPRMSFKKDEKREEPQMMAMLAPPPPGLGKKRPDEKKSTQGGQADNNLYSLHDFDIDLEVPLPSDVNVLPKPVEKPVRESGPKRSLNLEDYKKKRGLI; translated from the exons ATGGTGAAACGGAAGCCCCAGGCCATGATTGACTCCGAGAGCAGCagcgattccgattccggatcCGATCTGGACTCG GAGCTACTTTCACttgcgaagaagaaaaaaggaacccgcATGGCGTCGGCATCACCGAACAATGCGAATCACAACCGATCCGCTTCCGGGTCTGGGTccgactcggactcggaagatgacgatgacgacgacgacgaagacgacgaggaggaggatgaGTCCGGCTCCGAAGCGATGGCCACGCGCAAGAAGAAGGGTAGCGGCAAACCGACGTCCTCGTCCGagtcggaaacggaacacgaaGGACCGGATGATGACCGGAAGCGTGTCAAAATGAGTGCCCCGGTTGCGATGCCCGGGAGCGTGAATAACGTAACCGCTGGAGGTGGCGTAAAGCGCAAACATGAAGAGGACGGGAACAAATCCGAGCCGGAAGAGGGCCAGGTGTCGTCCGATTCGGACGAAGGCCGCAAGGGAGCGGCTggggtggtgccggtgggcgTGGGGAACGCTGTTGATGCGAGTGATGACGATTCGTGTGGAGGATccagcgacgatgatgacagcagcagcagtagtagcagcagcgatTCCGAGTTTAACGATGGGTACGACGAAAACCTGATGGGCGACGAAGAGGACCGAGCTCGACTCAACGGTCTGTCGGAGAAGGAACGGGAGACGGAAATTTTCAAACGCATCGAACGGCGCGACGTGATGAAGACGCGCTGGGAAATCGAAAGGAAGCTGAAGCTGGCGAAACGGGCCGAGAGGGCACGGGACAAGCAGGCACAGCCGGAAAAGAAGAAGCGGcggaaggagaagaagaaagcaCAGAAGaaggcagcggcggcggcggccgcggcagccgCTGCGGCCAATGCCGAGCGAGAGCGACGGAAGGTTGCGGCAGCCGCGGCTGCTCAGGCATCGGCAGCcagtgcggcggcggctgcagcagcggcactGGCGGCTAAATCGATtgtcccggcggtggcgggagAATCGC TATCGAGCGCTTCCGAGTACTTTGATCCGAAGGAACGCTCGAAGGAGCGCAAAAAGACGGTGGAAGCGAACCGGACGGACGACAAGCGCAGCAATGCGATGGCCATGCTGAAGGCGAAACGCGAAGGAAAGGCCAAGcgcgaggaggaggaagcGAAACGGGAGGCACAGCGCAAGCAGGACGCTAGTCAGCAGCAGGAGGACAAAGAGGAACTGGATGACGTGCCGGGCGGGAAGTCGCAGATGAAGCTGAAGGCGTCGGACATCTACTCGGACGATTCGGGCAGCtcggatgacgacgatgaggaccGCGAGGACGGGGGCAAAAAGTCCGACCGACGGTCACGTTCCGGCAGCGGTGGAAGTGGCGCTAGCGGCAGCGACAGCCGCTCGTCCAGCGATTCCGAGGGTGACGATAAGGAGAAAAA CAGCCGGAAGCCGGTCGCGATCAGTTCCAATGCCGAGTTGAACAAACTGCGAATCTCGCGCCACAAACTCGAACGCTTCATCAATCTGCCGATCTTCGAGCCAACGGTGATGAACTGCTTCGTGCGGATAAATATCGGCAACAACCAGGGCAAACCGGTGTACCGGGTGGCCGAGATTGTCGGCGTGGTGGAGACGGCCAAGATCTACCAGTTCGGGCGCAGCCGCACGAACAAGGGCTTCAAGCTGAAGCACGGCAGCCAGGAGCGCGTCTTTCGGCTAGAGTTCGTATCGAACCAGGACTTTTCCGACACCGAGTACCAGAAGTGGCTGACGGTGTGCGAGGCAACGGGGACAGCGCTCCCGACGGTGGACATGATCGACCGCAAGCAGCGCGACGTGAAGGAAGCTTCGCAGTACGAGTTCAAGGACGCCGAtatcgatcggttgatcgagGAAAAGAACCGCTTCCGGGCACATCCGACCAACTACGCGATGAAGAAAACGATCCTCATGAAG GAACGAGACGCAGCGCAAATACGTGGTGACGACGACATTGCGCGGGACCTCAGCTCGCAGATACAGGAGATCGAGGAGCGGGCGAGCACCCTGGACAAAAAGCGGAGCAGCAGTATCAGCCTGATCTCGTACATTaacgaccggaaccggaagcgcaacGTGGAGGACGCCGAGAAGGCGATCATGGAAGAGAAGCGGGCGAACCGGGGCCAAAAGATCGAAGATCCGTTCACCCGGCGCCAAACGCAACCGCGAATGTCGTTCAAGAAGGACGAGAAGCGCGAAGAGCCGCAGATGATGGCCATGctggcgccaccaccgcccgggctGGGCAAGAAGCGGCCCGACGAAAAGAAGTCTACCCAGGGTGGTCAAGCGGACAACAATCTCTACTCGCTGCACGATTTCGACATCGATCTGGAGGTTCCTCTGCCAAGTGA CGTGAATGTCCTTCCAAAGCCGGTGGAGAAACCGGTGCGTGAATCCGGCCCAAAGCGTTCGCTGAATCTGGAAGATTACAAAAAGAAGCGAGGCTTGATATAA
- the LOC131205855 gene encoding RNA polymerase-associated protein Rtf1 isoform X1: MVKRKPQAMIDSESSSDSDSGSDLDSELLSLAKKKKGTRMASASPNNANHNRSASGSGSDSDSEDDDDDDDEDDEEEDESGSEAMATRKKKGSGKPTSSSESETEHEGPDDDRKRVKMSAPVAMPGSVNNVTAGGGVKRKHEEDGNKSEPEEGQVSSDSDEGRKGAAGVVPVGVGNAVDASDDDSCGGSSDDDDSSSSSSSSDSEFNDGYDENLMGDEEDRARLNGLSEKERETEIFKRIERRDVMKTRWEIERKLKLAKRAERARDKQAQPEKKKRRKEKKKAQKKAAAAAAAAAAAANAERERRKVAAAAAAQASAASAAAAAAAALAAKSIVPAVAGESRDSPKHIEGNDGTSGIGAIRSDSRSSSPEKKSDDVSSASEYFDPKERSKERKKTVEANRTDDKRSNAMAMLKAKREGKAKREEEEAKREAQRKQDASQQQEDKEELDDVPGGKSQMKLKASDIYSDDSGSSDDDDEDREDGGKKSDRRSRSGSGGSGASGSDSRSSSDSEGDDKEKKSGSGSGSGSGSGSGSGSSSRKPVAISSNAELNKLRISRHKLERFINLPIFEPTVMNCFVRINIGNNQGKPVYRVAEIVGVVETAKIYQFGRSRTNKGFKLKHGSQERVFRLEFVSNQDFSDTEYQKWLTVCEATGTALPTVDMIDRKQRDVKEASQYEFKDADIDRLIEEKNRFRAHPTNYAMKKTILMKERDAAQIRGDDDIARDLSSQIQEIEERASTLDKKRSSSISLISYINDRNRKRNVEDAEKAIMEEKRANRGQKIEDPFTRRQTQPRMSFKKDEKREEPQMMAMLAPPPPGLGKKRPDEKKSTQGGQADNNLYSLHDFDIDLEVPLPISSVNVLPKPVEKPVRESGPKRSLNLEDYKKKRGLI, encoded by the exons ATGGTGAAACGGAAGCCCCAGGCCATGATTGACTCCGAGAGCAGCagcgattccgattccggatcCGATCTGGACTCG GAGCTACTTTCACttgcgaagaagaaaaaaggaacccgcATGGCGTCGGCATCACCGAACAATGCGAATCACAACCGATCCGCTTCCGGGTCTGGGTccgactcggactcggaagatgacgatgacgacgacgacgaagacgacgaggaggaggatgaGTCCGGCTCCGAAGCGATGGCCACGCGCAAGAAGAAGGGTAGCGGCAAACCGACGTCCTCGTCCGagtcggaaacggaacacgaaGGACCGGATGATGACCGGAAGCGTGTCAAAATGAGTGCCCCGGTTGCGATGCCCGGGAGCGTGAATAACGTAACCGCTGGAGGTGGCGTAAAGCGCAAACATGAAGAGGACGGGAACAAATCCGAGCCGGAAGAGGGCCAGGTGTCGTCCGATTCGGACGAAGGCCGCAAGGGAGCGGCTggggtggtgccggtgggcgTGGGGAACGCTGTTGATGCGAGTGATGACGATTCGTGTGGAGGATccagcgacgatgatgacagcagcagcagtagtagcagcagcgatTCCGAGTTTAACGATGGGTACGACGAAAACCTGATGGGCGACGAAGAGGACCGAGCTCGACTCAACGGTCTGTCGGAGAAGGAACGGGAGACGGAAATTTTCAAACGCATCGAACGGCGCGACGTGATGAAGACGCGCTGGGAAATCGAAAGGAAGCTGAAGCTGGCGAAACGGGCCGAGAGGGCACGGGACAAGCAGGCACAGCCGGAAAAGAAGAAGCGGcggaaggagaagaagaaagcaCAGAAGaaggcagcggcggcggcggccgcggcagccgCTGCGGCCAATGCCGAGCGAGAGCGACGGAAGGTTGCGGCAGCCGCGGCTGCTCAGGCATCGGCAGCcagtgcggcggcggctgcagcagcggcactGGCGGCTAAATCGATtgtcccggcggtggcgggagAATCGCGTGATTCGCCCAAGCATATAGAAGGGAACGACGGCACCAGCGGCATCGGGGCGATCCGGTCGGACAGTCGATCTTCATCGCCGGAGAAAAAAAGCGACGATG TATCGAGCGCTTCCGAGTACTTTGATCCGAAGGAACGCTCGAAGGAGCGCAAAAAGACGGTGGAAGCGAACCGGACGGACGACAAGCGCAGCAATGCGATGGCCATGCTGAAGGCGAAACGCGAAGGAAAGGCCAAGcgcgaggaggaggaagcGAAACGGGAGGCACAGCGCAAGCAGGACGCTAGTCAGCAGCAGGAGGACAAAGAGGAACTGGATGACGTGCCGGGCGGGAAGTCGCAGATGAAGCTGAAGGCGTCGGACATCTACTCGGACGATTCGGGCAGCtcggatgacgacgatgaggaccGCGAGGACGGGGGCAAAAAGTCCGACCGACGGTCACGTTCCGGCAGCGGTGGAAGTGGCGCTAGCGGCAGCGACAGCCGCTCGTCCAGCGATTCCGAGGGTGACGATAAGGAGAAAAAGTCTGGCTCCGGATCGGGCTCGGGTTCGGGGTCTGGCTCGGGGTCGGGTTCCAGCAGCCGGAAGCCGGTCGCGATCAGTTCCAATGCCGAGTTGAACAAACTGCGAATCTCGCGCCACAAACTCGAACGCTTCATCAATCTGCCGATCTTCGAGCCAACGGTGATGAACTGCTTCGTGCGGATAAATATCGGCAACAACCAGGGCAAACCGGTGTACCGGGTGGCCGAGATTGTCGGCGTGGTGGAGACGGCCAAGATCTACCAGTTCGGGCGCAGCCGCACGAACAAGGGCTTCAAGCTGAAGCACGGCAGCCAGGAGCGCGTCTTTCGGCTAGAGTTCGTATCGAACCAGGACTTTTCCGACACCGAGTACCAGAAGTGGCTGACGGTGTGCGAGGCAACGGGGACAGCGCTCCCGACGGTGGACATGATCGACCGCAAGCAGCGCGACGTGAAGGAAGCTTCGCAGTACGAGTTCAAGGACGCCGAtatcgatcggttgatcgagGAAAAGAACCGCTTCCGGGCACATCCGACCAACTACGCGATGAAGAAAACGATCCTCATGAAG GAACGAGACGCAGCGCAAATACGTGGTGACGACGACATTGCGCGGGACCTCAGCTCGCAGATACAGGAGATCGAGGAGCGGGCGAGCACCCTGGACAAAAAGCGGAGCAGCAGTATCAGCCTGATCTCGTACATTaacgaccggaaccggaagcgcaacGTGGAGGACGCCGAGAAGGCGATCATGGAAGAGAAGCGGGCGAACCGGGGCCAAAAGATCGAAGATCCGTTCACCCGGCGCCAAACGCAACCGCGAATGTCGTTCAAGAAGGACGAGAAGCGCGAAGAGCCGCAGATGATGGCCATGctggcgccaccaccgcccgggctGGGCAAGAAGCGGCCCGACGAAAAGAAGTCTACCCAGGGTGGTCAAGCGGACAACAATCTCTACTCGCTGCACGATTTCGACATCGATCTGGAGGTTCCTCTGCCAA TAAGCAGCGTGAATGTCCTTCCAAAGCCGGTGGAGAAACCGGTGCGTGAATCCGGCCCAAAGCGTTCGCTGAATCTGGAAGATTACAAAAAGAAGCGAGGCTTGATATAA
- the LOC131207008 gene encoding deubiquitinase DESI2 isoform X2, with protein sequence MGSREPVILNVYDMYWINEYTTSIGLGVFHSGVEVFGTEFAYGGHPFPFTGVFEISPRDHDELGDQFRFRQSIQIGCTDFTEEEVRRIVEELGNQFRGDRYHLMNNNCNHFSGALTQILCGQEIPSWVNRLAHFSSCVPFLQRCLPKEWLTPNALQQSITAIQDRDSDSSPF encoded by the exons ATGGGAAGTCGCGAACCGGTCATTCTCAACGTGTACGATATG TATTGGATCAACGAGTATACCACCTCGATCGGCCTAGGAGTCTTTCACTCCGGTGTGGAGGTGTTCGGTACGGAGTTTGCCTATGGTGGCCACCCGTTCCCGTTTACCGGGGTGTTCGAGATATCGCCACGCGACCACGACGAACTCGGTGAccagtttcggtttcg GCAAAGCATTCAGATCGGTTGTACAGACTTCACCGAGGAGGAAGTGCGGCGAATCGTCGAAGAGCTGGGAAACCAGTTCCGGGGCGACCGGTACCATTTAATGAACAATAACTGTAACCACTTCTCCGGCGCCCTCACGCAG ATCCTGTGTGGCCAGGAAATTCCCAGCTGGGTGAACCGATTAGCGCACTTCAGCTCTTGCGTACCTTTCCTTCAGCGCTGCTTACCCAA AGAATGGTTGACGCCAAATGCCTTACAACAGTCGATCACCGCCATACAGGATCGTGACTCGGACTCGAGTCCATTTTAA
- the LOC131207008 gene encoding deubiquitinase DESI2 isoform X1: MFSNGLPCNLPFPSCLGVPKDSGSDELLPTSMGSREPVILNVYDMYWINEYTTSIGLGVFHSGVEVFGTEFAYGGHPFPFTGVFEISPRDHDELGDQFRFRQSIQIGCTDFTEEEVRRIVEELGNQFRGDRYHLMNNNCNHFSGALTQILCGQEIPSWVNRLAHFSSCVPFLQRCLPKEWLTPNALQQSITAIQDRDSDSSPF; encoded by the exons ATGTTCTCAAACGGGCTTCCGTGCAATTTACCATTTCCCAGCTGTCTCGGGGTGCCAAAGGATAGCGGAAGTGACGAGCTGCTGCCGACGAGCATGGGAAGTCGCGAACCGGTCATTCTCAACGTGTACGATATG TATTGGATCAACGAGTATACCACCTCGATCGGCCTAGGAGTCTTTCACTCCGGTGTGGAGGTGTTCGGTACGGAGTTTGCCTATGGTGGCCACCCGTTCCCGTTTACCGGGGTGTTCGAGATATCGCCACGCGACCACGACGAACTCGGTGAccagtttcggtttcg GCAAAGCATTCAGATCGGTTGTACAGACTTCACCGAGGAGGAAGTGCGGCGAATCGTCGAAGAGCTGGGAAACCAGTTCCGGGGCGACCGGTACCATTTAATGAACAATAACTGTAACCACTTCTCCGGCGCCCTCACGCAG ATCCTGTGTGGCCAGGAAATTCCCAGCTGGGTGAACCGATTAGCGCACTTCAGCTCTTGCGTACCTTTCCTTCAGCGCTGCTTACCCAA AGAATGGTTGACGCCAAATGCCTTACAACAGTCGATCACCGCCATACAGGATCGTGACTCGGACTCGAGTCCATTTTAA